The genomic segment AGTTCCTCCTAAAAAGAATAATAAAGTTGGTGAAATTAAAAAGAAATCTATTGAACTTGGTGGATACATGACAATTATTAAAACTTCTGAGGAGTATGATTATGAGGAAACAATATTTACAGTAGACCCTGTACGATTAATGATTTCAGAAAAAATTAAAAAAAGTTTTGACCCAAAAAGAATATTTAACCCTGGTAAAATGTATAGGGGAATTTAATGCAAACTCATTTTTCAGATAAACAATTAGAAAATAGTGATAACAAAGCGACTGAAAAAATTTTTAAAAAATGCGTTCACTGCGGAATGTGTAATGCCACATGCCCAACACACCAAATTCTAGGTGATGAACTTGATGGGCCAAGAGGTAGAATTTATTTGATTAAAGATATGTTGGAAAATAATAAAAAACCAACAGAAAAAGTAGTTAAACATATTGATCGATGCTTATCTTGTTACAGCTGTATGACCACATGCCCATCAGGTGTAAATTATATGCACATCATTGACCACGGAAAAAAATATATCGAAAAAAATTATGAGAGAGGTTTTTTTGATAAACTAATAAGATATTTTTTATCAATTACTCTTCCTAACCCAAAAGTTTTTAAATTTTCAAGTTGGCTTGTAAAATTAGCAAAACCAATAAAATTTTTAATGCCATCAAAAGTAAAAGATATGATGGACCTAATGCCGACTAGTTTTCCAAAAAAATCTTTACCCATTAAAGAGATATATAAAGTAACTGGTAAAAAGAAAATCGCACGAGTGGCACTGTTAACTGGGTGTGTACAAAAAGAAATTTCACCTCAAATTAATGAAGCAACCATTCGATTGTTGAATAGACATGGTGTTGAGGTAGTTGTGCCAAAAAAAATTAGATGTTGTGGTTCTCTTAATCATCATCTTGGTAAAGAAGAGGATGCACATCAAGACTTTAAAAATAATATCAATGTTTGGTATGAAGAACATAAAAAAGGAAATTTAGATGCCATTTTATCTAACACATCTGGTTGTGGAACAACTATGAAAGATTATGGTTTTATATTTAGAGATGATAAGGAACTTAGCAAGAAAGCAAAAGTAATCTCTGAATTAACTAAGGATATTTCAGAATATATATTTGAAAGTTTAAAATTAAATATTAAATCTAAGAATAAAAAATATAAAGTTGCCTATCATTCAGCTTGTTCTATGCAGCATGGTCAAAAAGTTCACAACCAGCCTATCTCATTGCTTGAAAAAACAAAAAATGAAATTTTAGAAATACCAGAAGGCCATATATGCTGTGGCTCTGCTGGAACTTATAATATTCTTCAGTCTAAAATTGCAAAGCAACTTTTAACAAAAAAAGTAAATAATATTGAGAGTTTAGAACCAGATTTTATTTCAACAGGAAATATTGGTTGTATTACCCAAATTTCTCATGGTACTAAGGTGCCGATACTTCATACGATCGAAGTATTAGATTGGTATACAGGTGGACCTAAACCAACTGCGTTAACTTAAAAATTTATGAAAAAAATTTTAATTACTAGAAGATTATTAAAAGAGAGTGAAGACAAAGCATCTAAGATGTTTGATGCTAATTTAAATTCAAATGATGAATTGTATTCTCAATCAAAATTAATTGAATTAACGCAAGGATGTGATGCAGTATTAACTTCTCTTACTGATAAAATGGATGAGGAGACCATTAATAAATTGCCAGACAGCATCAAAGTAATCTCAAATTTTGCAGTTGGTTTTGGAAATATTGATCTTGAGGCTGCAAAAAAAAGGGGAATAGCAGTTACAAATACTCCTGAGGTATTATCTGATGCAACAGCCGAGATTGGAATTTTATTAATATTAGGTGCTTGCAGAAGAGCTTCAGAAGGAATTGAAGCTGCAAGAGAAAGTAATTGGAAATGGTCTGCTGATTATTTAATTGGTAAACAATTAACAGGAACAAGACTTGGAATTTTAGGAATGGGTCGAATAGGTCAAAAAATTGCTAATATAGCAAGGTCACTTGGGATGATAATTCATTATCATAATCGATCAAAACTTTCTGAAGATAAAGAACAAGGTGCTATTTATCATGACAGCTTAAAAAGTCTTTTTTCAGTTTCAGATGTTTTGTCTATTTGTTGTCCTGCAACAAAAGAAACTGAGAACATGATTAATAAAGAAACAGTTGAATATTTTCCAAAAGGAGCAGTAATTACAAATGTTGCAAGAGGAGATATTGTCGACGATGAAGCTTTAATTGATGCTTTGAATAGAAGAAAGATTTATGCAGCAGGATTAGATGTCTATAAAAATGAGCCTAATTTAAATCCTGGATATTTAAAAAATAAATCGGTTTTTATTTTGCCTCATCTTGGTAGTGCAACTAAAGATACCAGAATTGCTATGGCTAACTTAGCGATAGATAATATCAATGAGTTTTTTGAAACTGGTAACTGCAAAAATAAAGTAAATTAATTTTTACAAAAATCTTAATGAACAAACCCATTTTAGCACAATCAAAAGCTGTAAGTATTTTTCTTATTTTTGCTTTAGGTTATTTTATTTCAACATTATTAAGAGCTATTAACGCAACTATATCTCCAGAATTAGTTTCAGAATTTGATCTAAGTGCTGCAGAACTTGGTCTGCTGGGAGGAGGATATTTTTTAGGTTTTGCAACTGTTCAAATTCCCCTTGGATATTTGCTAGACTCTAAAGGACCAAGAAAAATAGTTTCATATTTTTTATCAATAACAATAGTTGGATTAATTTTATTTGCTTACGCACAAAATTTTATAATGCTTTTAGTTTCAAGAATATTAATTGGTATTGGAGTTGGTGCCTGTTTAATGGGTCCATTAACAGCTTATAGAGTCTGGTATCTAGATGAAACTCAACAAAGAGCAAATTCGTGGATGCTTATGGTTGGTGCAATAGGAATGCTGTCTTCTAGTTTACCAGTACAATATTTTATTCCCACTATTGGATGGAGAGGAGTTTTTATTTTTTTAACTGTACTTACATTGATTTGTATAATTTTAATTATTCTTTTTATTCCTAAATGGCAAACTGAAGAAAAATTAAATAAAATAAAATATGCTGAACTGAAAAATGTTTGGCAAAATTCATTTTTTAGAAGCCTAGTGCCTGTGGGCTTTTTTAATTATGGCGGCCTTTTTGCTATCCAAACACTTTGGGCAGGTCCATGGATGACTAGAGTGTCCGGTTATACTGCGGAAGAAAGTGCGAAAGGATTGTTTTTAATTTATTTTTGTTTGCTTTTTTCTTTTTTGTTATGGGGATATTTTGTTCCGAAATTTTCTAAAAATATTAAAGATGCAGTCAAACTATTAAGGTGGGGTGCTCCTTTAAATTTAATAGTGTTACTTTTAATTATTTATTTAGGCTCAAGCGCGGGCGCATCTTACTGGGCCTTATTTGCAGTAAGTTCAATTTTTTTATCATTAACTCAGCCTGCTGTGGGAATGGCTTTCTCTACTTCAAATGCTGGTAAAGCACTAACATCTTTTAATTTATTATTATTTGTTGGTGCATTTTTTATCCAATGGATTATTGGTATAATTATTGATTTTGGAATTAATCTTGGAATGAATGAAATTTATTCATTTAGATTATCGATGTCTTTTGTATTTTTAACATCACTATTTTCTTATTTTTATTTTTTGAAAAAAAGTAATAGTTTTAATTATTAATGTGTTTGTAGATTGTTGTTCTGGATATTCCGAGTTTTCTAGCAGTTGCTGCGATATTTTTTGTTTTTAAAAAAGTCGCTCTAATTAAAGTACATCTCTGTTTTTTTATTTTAGTATCTTTGCAATTATTACATGCATAAGACTTATCTAAATTTAAAAAATCTTTATTTTGATTGAAATTTTTATTTTGAGTTAAGAAAACTGATGAACCCAAATAATCACTAATTTTAATTACCTTCCCATTAAGTAAATCTTGAACAATTAATGAAAATGAATTCGTAAATATGTTGTTAAAATTTTGATTTTTTAAATCTACTAAACCATGCAGCATAATTTTTGCATTAGAGTTAGAGCCCACAATATTTCCATCACCATTGATAGCTAACAAGCCTACACTTGTTGTCGATAAATATTCTTGTCTTGGATGAAAAGATAATATTAATTCATTCGAGAATTGATTAATAAATAGTTTAGTTTCTATACTTCTTGTAGCTAAATTTACTAAAGCAAGGGTGTGTTGTTCTCGAGATCTTGCATCTGTTGATGCATCTATTATTCCAACTGTATTTCCATCGTAATCAATAATTGGGCTTGCAAAACAAGATAATTTTTCATGATTTACAAAAAAATGTTCTTTGCCTGAAACAATAGTTGATTTCTTTAATTTCGTAGCTAACCCTAGACCATTAGTTCCACAAATCTTTTCAGACCAAATAGATCCAGGTATTACAGATTTACCAACATCTTCTTTTAAACAAGACTTATCAAAAATAGTATCCAGCACTAATCCTTCCTCATTAGAAAAAGCTACCATAAAATTAGTACCAGCAACCTGTGAATATAAAAGTTCAAGTTCAGGAATAATTATTCTTCTTAAAGCCTCTTTTTTCTGTCTTGCTTCTTTTAATTCTTGAGATGAGATGACAATTTTTTTTGGATTAGAAAAAGGATTAAGACCAGAGGAGACACATCTTGCCCAACTGTCAGAGACTTCATCACTCATTTTCTCTGATAGCATATCTCTTTTTTTGAGAATAAATTTAATCTCATTATTTACGTTTAGAGGAGTGCTCATAAGAAATTATATTAATTATATAGATATGTGATGACAACCAACCCCAGGTTGAATATGTAAATAAACTGGACAGTTTTGATTTAAAAAGACTCCCAACAAAACTTAGTTTTTAATAAGCTAATTTAATAATTAATGGGAGAATAATAAATGAAAGCACAAGTTTTACATAAATACGATCCTGAAATGAAAGAAAAAGTATGGGTCACAGGCGAAGAGATGCCAAATCCAAAATTAGAAAAATCATCAGATGTAATAGTTAAGATCGGAGCAGCGGGTGTTTGCAGAACTGACCTTCATATCATTGAAGGTGTTTGGAAACATATTCAAGATCCAGATGGAAAGTTATTACCATGTGTTATGGGACATGAAAATGCAGGATGGGTTGAGGAAGTTGGAAAAGATGTAACAACTTTTAAAAAAGGTGATCCTGTAATCTTACACCCTTTAATCTCAGGAACAGATGGAACATGTTTAGATTGTAGAAGGGGAAATGATATGCATGCTGAGGCAGGTGCTTTTCCAGGGCTAAGTATTAAAGAAGGTGGGTATGCAGAGTTATTAAAAACAAGTGTTAGAAATTTAATTAAATTACCAACGGTACTTACACCTAAAGATGTTGCACCGTTCTCAGACGCAGGACTTACAGCTTATAGAGTTGTAAAAAAAGCATCTAGGCATTTATTACCTGGACAAAATTGTGTGATAATTGGCGCTGGAGGTTTGGGTCATATTGCAATTCAATGTTTAAGAGCAATGTGTGCAGCAAATATTATTATTGTTGAAAAATCCAAAACAGCTTTAGATCATGCTATGCCACTTGGTGGTGATGAGGGTGTTCTGATTGATGGTAATGAAGTTGAAAGAGTACTGGAGCTAACAAAAGGTAAAGGTGCTGAGGCTGTAATAGATTTTGTTGGAGAAAAAGGATCAACATCAATGGGATTAAAAATGACTGGAGGCGGAGGAAGTTATTACATCGTCGGTTATGGTGAAGAAATAAAAAGCCTTGCAGTTGATTTAATCATTGCTGAAAAAAGTATAATTGGAAATTTAGTGGGAACGTGGTCTGAACTATATGAGTTAATGGAATTGGCTAACAAAGGTTTAGTCAAATTATCCATGCAAGAATATAAATTAGACGATGCTAATAAAGCACTCCATGATCTTAACGAGGGTAAAGTTAAGGGCCGAGCTGTTTTAGTTCCATAATTAAAAAGAGGAGAGGAAAAAATGCAAATAATAAAAACTTGCTTAACGGCCGTAATATCAAGCATGATGATATTTAGCCCGATGGCATATGCAGATAAGTGGAGTGATCAATTCCCGCATATCAAAGCAACAGGAGATATTCCAGGTGATTGTTCTTATGAAGAAATGTCTAAGAAAAATTATAAAGGAAAAACTCTAAAAATAAATACTCACGCAATTCCAGTAATGGGAGAGCCAACAGCTCTTCATGCTGAACAGTTTGAAAAATTAACTGGAGCTAAAGTTGAAGTAACACATACACCAGCAGGTGATTTGTATTCTAAAGCGATGGTTCCTTTCCAAGCTGGACAAGCACCTTACGATATTGTGTTTGGATTTTCTAACTTTATCAATGACTGGAAAAGATATTTAGCACCAGTTCCTAAGAAGTATATGAACTCAACAGAGATGAAAGACGTAACTAAATCTCATATGGGCGTATCTTCATGGGATGGAACTATGTACCAGTACCCAGTTGATGGTGATAGACATTATCTAAAATATAGAAAAGACGTCATTGATAATCCTGAAATGCAAAAAAAATATAAAGCAGAGACAGGAAAAGATCTAAAAGTTCCAACAACTTGGAAAGAGTATGCTGAAATGGCTAAATTCTTTAATGGTTGGGACTGGGATGGAGACGGTGAGTTAGAATATGGTTCAGCTGAAGTTATGAAAAAAGACGACCTAATGTTCGCAGCTTTTTTCAGCAGATCAGTTGCATATGCTAAAAATCCAAGAACTCCAGGTGGTTTCTTTTTTGATTTAGAAACTATGAAACCAAACATTAATAATCCAGGTTTCGTTGAAGCTTTAACTGATTGGGTTGAGGCTACTAAATATGTTCCTCCAGGAGGAATTAACTTTGGTCTAGGTGATGAAATTGGATCTTTTGGTGGTGGACAAACTTTATTTAGTTTTTCATGGGATGATGCATTTATTGCTGCGATGCAAGATGATAGTCCTATTAAAAACAAAGTAGGTACAGCTCCACTTCCAGGTGCTAATAGAGTTTGGAACAGAGTTACAAATAGCTGGGAAAACCAATACAACCAAGCTCCTTACATTGTTTGGGGTTGGGCAGTTGGTGTTGCTAAGAAAAGTAAAGTAAAAGATATGGCGTTTGATTATCTTTGCTTCTTCTCAAACGGAGCAAACCACCAAGCTGACTTAGCAATAGGTAGATTTGGTGTAAACCCATTCAAAAACTCTGACTTCGACCCTAATATTTATATTAATAGTATGGGTTGGGATCCAGAGATCGCTAACAGTTATACACAAACACTTTTAGATATGGAGAAAAGTCAAAACAGAGTTTTCCCACTAAGAGTTCCAGGTGTATTTGAGTTTACAAGTGCTGTCGCTACAGGAACTTCTAAAGCTTTAGCAGGACAATTATCTCCTCAGGAAGCACTAGATGAAGTTGCTAAAGAGTGGGAAGCAATTGTAAGCAGAGTAGGTAAAAAAGCAGTAAGAGATGCCTACGCTGTTGGTGTCAAAATGGAAGACAACCAACTATAATAATACTTAATTTATGTGGCCATTTATTAAAATGGCCACATATAAAAAAAATAATATAATCCAATTTATAAATGAACTTTAAGCATAAATATTTCTTTTTGTTTCCAGGTCTATTTGTGCTTATTGGAATTTTAATCTTTCCAATTATTTTTGTGGTAAGGTTAAGTTTATCTGGATGGAATAGTTATAATCCGGGCTTAGATTTTATAGGTATAGAAAACTATATACGTCTTTTTACTGACGACCCAAGATTTTGGGAATCTTTTTTTAGATTAAGTTTTTTGTCAGTTACAACAGTAATTCTACAGTATGTGATTGGATTTGCTCTCGCACACATGGTTTGGAAAGACATCAAATTTAAAAGATTTTTTAGAGTTTTGTTTTTAGTACCTATGATGACAACACCGGTTATCATGACGGTTATTTGGCGTACATTTTTTCATGAGTCTTTAGGACCTGTAAATGATATTTTATCTAATTTTGGTTTATCTCCCAAATGGTTAACCGACCCAGCTCTTGCAAAATTTACAGTTATTATAGTCGAGGTTTGGCAGTGGACACCTTTTATGTTTCTACTTTTATTAGCGGGATTATTATCATTACCTAAAGAACCATTTTTGGCAGCTGCAATTGATGGAGCTAGTCCTGTTAGAAAATTTATTTATGTAACTTTTCCACTTATGGCTCCCATATCAATTGGGGCAATAATTATAAGATTAATTGAGGCATCTAAAATTATGGATACGGTGTATGTTTTAACCTCAGGTGGTCCTGGAACTGCAACTGAAACATCAAGTTTTTATATTTTTATTAAAGGATTAAGAGAGTTTCAAATGGGATATGCGGCCTCGATGTCTTTTACTTACTTAATTATCATGATCATAAGTTTAACAATTATTGCAAAAGTTTTAACTAAATTACTTTTAAAAGAATAAATTATGAGCAAACTTTATACATTTTTAAAATATTTTTTTATTATTTTTTGGGCAGTATTTGTTGTTGCTCCTTTTCTTTGGGCTCTAACTACGTCATTTAAAGATTTTCAATCTGTAAATGGAGGGGTTACTTACCTACCATGGGTAGACTTTGAACCTAATTTAGAAGGCTGGAAAGTTTTGATAAAATCTCCTGCTCAAGGTGGAGTTGATATTGTAGAACCTTATTTCAATAGTTTATTTGTTACGTGCACAGCGAGTTTAATCAGTATAATTCTTGGTACACTGTCAGCTTATGCGTTATCCAGATATACATTTAAAGCAGGTTTCGTAAAAAATAATGACATTACATTTTTCTTTATTTCTCAAAGAATTATGCCACCAATTGTTTTATCAATTCCGTTTTTCTTATTTTTAAGTTCAATTAATCTATTGGATAGTCTTTTAGGGTTAATTGTAGTTTATATTGTTTTACTGATGCCTATTGCCGTTTGGATTATGGTTGATTTCTTTAACAAAGTTCCAAGAGAAATTGATGAGACAGCCTTGATTGATGGATGTAATCCTTATCAAGCTTTCTTAAAAGTGGTGCTACCAAATTCTATACCAGGATTAATTGTTGCTGGTATGTTTTGTATTATTTTTGGATGGATAGATTTTTTCTTTGCGTTCATTTTAACTTTTACAGAAGTGCAGTTATTACCAGTTAAAATAGTTGCGCTGAATTCATCAGTTACTCCATGGTGGAGTTTGTCAGCGTCTGCATTAGTTTCAGTTGCACCTTTAATTATAGTAGCGTTCATAGTTGAGAGATATCTATCTAAAGGAAATCTGTCAGGAGCAATTAAATAATGAATTTAATTGCTAACAACTTAACTTTTAAGCCAAGTGAAGAGTATCACTTAAACGAAGTATCATTTAATTTTAAAGAGGGGAATTTGTATACGATCCTTGGACGAACTTTATCAGGCAAAACAACTTTATTAAAAACTATAGCTGGTCTTTTAACACCAGATAGTGGTGCTATTGAATTTGATGGTAAAGATTTTTTAAAAGTCCCAGTTTGGCAAAGAAATGTAGCTATGGTGTATCAACAATTTATTAATTATCCTCACTTAAATGTATTTGAAAATATTGCGTTTCCTTTGAGACAAAGGAAAATTGATAATGAGGAAATCAAAAATAAAGTATTGGATTCTTTAAAATCAGTTGGGTTAGTTGGTTATGAAAACAGAAAAATCCAAGAATTATCTGGTGGCCAACAACAACGTGTTTCTCTAGCAAGATCATTAGTTAAAAATGCTAAAATATTACTGTTAGATGAACCTTTAGTTAATTTAGATTACAAATTAAGAGAACAGCTTAGGGAGGAATTTAAGAGTTTATTTTCAAGGGGTTTGGCTGATGAAACTATTTTAATTTATTCTACTACAGATCCAAGAGAAACCATGGAATTAAATGGAGAAGTAATTGTTTTAGATGAAGGTAAAGTACTACAAGTAGGTCCAGCAAAAGAAATATTTGAGAATCCAAACTCTTTAAAAGTTGCTGAAATTTCTAATGATCCACCAATGAATATCATTGAAGCAGATCTATCTAATAATAAAATTAGATTTGAAGGTATTGAAATAAAAGCACCTAGCCATCTATCAAATCTAAAAGATAGTGGATTAAAGGTTGGTTTAAGATCATCAGATATTGAGCTTAATGAAAATGGCTATGAATTTGAAGTTGAGCTTGCTGAAATTAGTGGTTCTGAAACTTTACTCCATTTAAAAAGAGGAAGTATAAAAATTATTATTTCTATAGAAGAGGTTTTGAATTTTAAAATTCATGACAAGATTAAAATAGATTTTAAAATAGATAGAGCATATGCATTTGGTGCAGATGGCAAATTAGTATCCTCACCATTTGGAGGGAATAATGGCTAAAATTGATTTAAGCAACATCTCACATTCTTATAACCCTAATGATCCAAATCCAGTTTATGCATTAAATCCATTTTCGATGACTTGGGAGAATGGAAATAGATATGCAATCTTAGGTCCCTCTGGATGTGGAAAAACGACAATGTTAAATATTGTATCTGGATTAGTAAGGCCATCAGCTGGAAAAATATTGTTCGATGACAAGGATGTTACAGACTTAAAAACAGAAGAAAGAAATATCGCTCAAGTTTTTCAATTTCCAGTAATTTATAACACCATGACAGTTTTTGAAAATCTTGCTTTTCCATTAAAGTGTAGAGATTTTTCAAACGCAAAAATTGATGAAAGAGTCAACTCTGTTGCAGAAACCTTAAATTTAAAGTCTTTTTTAAATTCTCCTGCAAGAAAATTAACAGCAGATCAAAAACAATTAATATCTTTAGGAAGAGGTTTAGTTAGAGAAGATGTTGCAGCAGTTTTAATGGATGAGCCATTGACAGTTATCGATCCTGATTTGAAATTTAGATTGAGAAGAAATCTGAAAGAAATTAATGAACAATATAAAACAACTTTGGTTTATGTAACGCATGATCAAAATGAAGCCATGACATTTGCAGATAATATAATTGTGATGAGTGAAGGGGAAGTTGTACAGACAGGTTCGCCCAAAGAATTATTTGAAAGACCAAATACGACGTTTGTTGGATATTTTATTGGTTCACCAGCTATGAATTTATTTGAAAGTGAAGTGACCTCTGAAAATAGTGTTAAGATAAATAACTTAACAATTAAGACGAATACAGATTTATCTAATTTAAAAAATAAGAATATTAAATTAGGCATTAGATCTGAATTTATTAAAATTGCAAATGACCAGAAAGAAAATCTTGTTGAAGTAAATGTTCAAAAAGTTGAGGATTTTGGTAATTATAAGTTGATTACTGCTAGTATGGATAATTTTGAAATTAAATCTAAAGTTAATAGAGAAATTGAAATTCCTGGTGAAAAAATCAAACTTCATATACCAGCAGAAAAATGCTGTATTTATGAAAATGATAAGTTGATTTAGTTTATAATTTTTTTTGTTTTTTATATTTATTAAAAAAATTAGATAGTTCTTTCTATAAACCAATATAAACCAACACAAGCTATAACAAGTGACATAGGTTTTGTTATTCTTGTGTCATACCATTTTTGTTTACCAAAAGGTAATGCTAGCAATAGATATGCAATTAGAATTACTGCAATTTGTCCAAGCTCTACACCAACATTAAAGGAAACAAGACTTGTTATAAATAAATCATCTGGGATACCAATCTGGGTTAGAACCCCTGCAAAGCCTAATCCATGAAGAAGACCAAATATAAATATTACAAATGGCCTTGCTCTATTAAGCTTATTTGTGAATAAATTTTCAAAAGCCACATAAGCAATTGAAATAGCAATTATAGGTTCAACAATGTTGGGTGAAATATTTACAATATTTAATACACCAAGAAACAATGTAATTGAGTGAGCGATTGTAAAATAGGTAACCTGAAAGAATAATGGTTTAAATTTTGTAGATAATAAAAACAAAGCTAAAACAAAAAGTATGTGGTCTAAACCTTTTGGTAGAATGTGCTCAAATCCAATAACAATATAGTCAGTTATTGTCTTGAATATGTTTGATTGATCTTCATTAATATTAAAAGTTGATGACAGACTTTCTTTTGTAATTATTTCAGTATGAAGTTCACTTTGATCTTTTGAATTAACACGTAATATTACTGATCCAAAATTTTCATCCCAATAAAATTGGTAAGTGTCCTCTTGTAAATTTTTAAAGCTTAATTCAATGGTACTATCTCGTATAACCTCTATATCTCCGATTTCAGGAATTGTAATTTGTTCTATAATTCCGAAATATTTATTCGAAGAATTAGTTAGATAAATTTTGTCATCTAAACTATCAAATTTTGCATAAAACTTTTTCAATAACTTTTCAGGGCTTAATTTTCTATACTCATCATACAAATCAGACTGATCAGATTCTTTAGTATTTGAGTGATTAGGATCAATTCCAACGATGATGGCTTCTAGATTAATTCTTAAATCAAGTTTTGCATTAGTTTTTTTTTCATTTTTAGTTATATCTAAATTTGCTATGTTTGGTCTAAGTTCATGTGCAAAAACAAAACTTATAAAAGATAAATAAATGATGATTGCTTTTAAAAATATATTTTTGAAAAACCACATAGTATTTTTTTTCTTACTTTTTTTTTTAAATAAAGGTGTATTAGCACATGAATTGTGGCTCGAAAAGAATTCAAATGTAGAAGATAAAACATTGATAGACATTATGATAGGTCAAAACTTTAAAGGCACCCCCTTTGGCTATTCCAATGATGAAAAAGAAAAATTATTTTTAGATAATAATAATATTACAAAAGATATTGAACAACGAG from the Candidatus Pelagibacter sp. HIMB1321 genome contains:
- the glcF gene encoding glycolate oxidase subunit GlcF produces the protein MQTHFSDKQLENSDNKATEKIFKKCVHCGMCNATCPTHQILGDELDGPRGRIYLIKDMLENNKKPTEKVVKHIDRCLSCYSCMTTCPSGVNYMHIIDHGKKYIEKNYERGFFDKLIRYFLSITLPNPKVFKFSSWLVKLAKPIKFLMPSKVKDMMDLMPTSFPKKSLPIKEIYKVTGKKKIARVALLTGCVQKEISPQINEATIRLLNRHGVEVVVPKKIRCCGSLNHHLGKEEDAHQDFKNNINVWYEEHKKGNLDAILSNTSGCGTTMKDYGFIFRDDKELSKKAKVISELTKDISEYIFESLKLNIKSKNKKYKVAYHSACSMQHGQKVHNQPISLLEKTKNEILEIPEGHICCGSAGTYNILQSKIAKQLLTKKVNNIESLEPDFISTGNIGCITQISHGTKVPILHTIEVLDWYTGGPKPTALT
- a CDS encoding 2-hydroxyacid dehydrogenase — protein: MKKILITRRLLKESEDKASKMFDANLNSNDELYSQSKLIELTQGCDAVLTSLTDKMDEETINKLPDSIKVISNFAVGFGNIDLEAAKKRGIAVTNTPEVLSDATAEIGILLILGACRRASEGIEAARESNWKWSADYLIGKQLTGTRLGILGMGRIGQKIANIARSLGMIIHYHNRSKLSEDKEQGAIYHDSLKSLFSVSDVLSICCPATKETENMINKETVEYFPKGAVITNVARGDIVDDEALIDALNRRKIYAAGLDVYKNEPNLNPGYLKNKSVFILPHLGSATKDTRIAMANLAIDNINEFFETGNCKNKVN
- a CDS encoding MFS transporter, which produces MNKPILAQSKAVSIFLIFALGYFISTLLRAINATISPELVSEFDLSAAELGLLGGGYFLGFATVQIPLGYLLDSKGPRKIVSYFLSITIVGLILFAYAQNFIMLLVSRILIGIGVGACLMGPLTAYRVWYLDETQQRANSWMLMVGAIGMLSSSLPVQYFIPTIGWRGVFIFLTVLTLICIILIILFIPKWQTEEKLNKIKYAELKNVWQNSFFRSLVPVGFFNYGGLFAIQTLWAGPWMTRVSGYTAEESAKGLFLIYFCLLFSFLLWGYFVPKFSKNIKDAVKLLRWGAPLNLIVLLLIIYLGSSAGASYWALFAVSSIFLSLTQPAVGMAFSTSNAGKALTSFNLLLFVGAFFIQWIIGIIIDFGINLGMNEIYSFRLSMSFVFLTSLFSYFYFLKKSNSFNY
- a CDS encoding sigma-54-dependent Fis family transcriptional regulator, which translates into the protein MLSEKMSDEVSDSWARCVSSGLNPFSNPKKIVISSQELKEARQKKEALRRIIIPELELLYSQVAGTNFMVAFSNEEGLVLDTIFDKSCLKEDVGKSVIPGSIWSEKICGTNGLGLATKLKKSTIVSGKEHFFVNHEKLSCFASPIIDYDGNTVGIIDASTDARSREQHTLALVNLATRSIETKLFINQFSNELILSFHPRQEYLSTTSVGLLAINGDGNIVGSNSNAKIMLHGLVDLKNQNFNNIFTNSFSLIVQDLLNGKVIKISDYLGSSVFLTQNKNFNQNKDFLNLDKSYACNNCKDTKIKKQRCTLIRATFLKTKNIAATARKLGISRTTIYKHINN
- a CDS encoding NAD(P)-dependent alcohol dehydrogenase, coding for MKAQVLHKYDPEMKEKVWVTGEEMPNPKLEKSSDVIVKIGAAGVCRTDLHIIEGVWKHIQDPDGKLLPCVMGHENAGWVEEVGKDVTTFKKGDPVILHPLISGTDGTCLDCRRGNDMHAEAGAFPGLSIKEGGYAELLKTSVRNLIKLPTVLTPKDVAPFSDAGLTAYRVVKKASRHLLPGQNCVIIGAGGLGHIAIQCLRAMCAANIIIVEKSKTALDHAMPLGGDEGVLIDGNEVERVLELTKGKGAEAVIDFVGEKGSTSMGLKMTGGGGSYYIVGYGEEIKSLAVDLIIAEKSIIGNLVGTWSELYELMELANKGLVKLSMQEYKLDDANKALHDLNEGKVKGRAVLVP
- a CDS encoding extracellular solute-binding protein, which encodes MAYADKWSDQFPHIKATGDIPGDCSYEEMSKKNYKGKTLKINTHAIPVMGEPTALHAEQFEKLTGAKVEVTHTPAGDLYSKAMVPFQAGQAPYDIVFGFSNFINDWKRYLAPVPKKYMNSTEMKDVTKSHMGVSSWDGTMYQYPVDGDRHYLKYRKDVIDNPEMQKKYKAETGKDLKVPTTWKEYAEMAKFFNGWDWDGDGELEYGSAEVMKKDDLMFAAFFSRSVAYAKNPRTPGGFFFDLETMKPNINNPGFVEALTDWVEATKYVPPGGINFGLGDEIGSFGGGQTLFSFSWDDAFIAAMQDDSPIKNKVGTAPLPGANRVWNRVTNSWENQYNQAPYIVWGWAVGVAKKSKVKDMAFDYLCFFSNGANHQADLAIGRFGVNPFKNSDFDPNIYINSMGWDPEIANSYTQTLLDMEKSQNRVFPLRVPGVFEFTSAVATGTSKALAGQLSPQEALDEVAKEWEAIVSRVGKKAVRDAYAVGVKMEDNQL
- a CDS encoding carbohydrate ABC transporter permease — translated: MNFKHKYFFLFPGLFVLIGILIFPIIFVVRLSLSGWNSYNPGLDFIGIENYIRLFTDDPRFWESFFRLSFLSVTTVILQYVIGFALAHMVWKDIKFKRFFRVLFLVPMMTTPVIMTVIWRTFFHESLGPVNDILSNFGLSPKWLTDPALAKFTVIIVEVWQWTPFMFLLLLAGLLSLPKEPFLAAAIDGASPVRKFIYVTFPLMAPISIGAIIIRLIEASKIMDTVYVLTSGGPGTATETSSFYIFIKGLREFQMGYAASMSFTYLIIMIISLTIIAKVLTKLLLKE